A window of the Methanoregula sp. genome harbors these coding sequences:
- a CDS encoding DUF3821 domain-containing protein: MQGKNILFTFCLIFLLIAPATASLNKIAAGSPVFLGENDVDISSALNGCHTIAWWKNGTSMSGPPAKNITIYEMNSVSEKIYHYNVSPEIYAGYTGTWYCEEKEPNFPVFEIRDPQVAIMVWDLDNNQDVTGKTIPRATNITYRIDTNLYPALNYLNRPNSNPSDGFFTVKLTDPLGRNIPNIYTGTYGRANTQILLFDNYPYITSSTYIWKNGNAWDHTARNIQGDMIYPPGTYTFNVTQDLNNMRESYASSDGAGREGKTVSTATVTFLSPEPLVITSSPVTAVSTLPEVTITATATPVTTIPPATATSIPVAKKTTYTPMPSWIALLGVGIAGFLVIVRRNN, from the coding sequence ATGCAAGGAAAAAATATTTTATTCACTTTTTGCCTGATTTTTCTGCTCATAGCCCCCGCTACAGCAAGTTTAAACAAGATAGCGGCAGGTTCACCGGTATTCCTTGGCGAAAATGATGTTGATATCTCATCTGCCCTGAACGGTTGTCATACAATCGCGTGGTGGAAAAACGGCACTTCAATGAGTGGACCCCCCGCAAAAAATATCACCATCTATGAAATGAATTCCGTTTCTGAAAAAATTTATCACTACAATGTCAGCCCGGAAATATATGCGGGATATACCGGCACGTGGTACTGTGAGGAAAAGGAACCCAATTTCCCGGTCTTTGAAATCCGTGATCCCCAGGTTGCGATAATGGTCTGGGATCTGGATAATAATCAGGATGTAACGGGAAAGACGATACCCCGCGCAACAAATATCACTTACCGGATTGATACGAATCTCTACCCGGCACTCAACTACCTCAACCGCCCCAACTCAAATCCATCCGATGGTTTTTTTACGGTGAAACTGACCGATCCACTGGGCCGGAACATTCCCAATATTTATACGGGAACATATGGAAGAGCAAATACCCAGATTCTGCTTTTTGATAATTATCCCTATATTACTTCTTCAACGTATATCTGGAAAAACGGAAATGCATGGGATCATACCGCCCGCAATATTCAGGGTGACATGATCTACCCTCCCGGCACGTATACCTTCAATGTAACCCAGGATCTCAACAACATGCGGGAAAGTTATGCATCAAGTGATGGGGCCGGTCGGGAAGGAAAGACCGTATCAACGGCAACGGTTACTTTCCTTAGTCCTGAGCCATTGGTAATAACATCTTCTCCCGTCACTGCCGTTTCCACGTTACCGGAAGTGACGATTACAGCAACGGCAACTCCCGTTACGACGATTCCACCCGCAACAGCGACTTCAATTCCTGTTGCAAAAAAGACTACCTACACTCCCATGCCCTCATGGATCGCACTGCTCGGCGTGGGAATTGCAGGATTTCTTGTAATAGTCCGTCGCAATAATTGA
- a CDS encoding replication factor C small subunit, which translates to MEESHTIWIEKYRPSRLADIVGQDEIVERLSSYVKNGNLPHLLFTGSAGVGKTTAAVTLAREFFKDSWQMNFREMNASDERGIDVVRNQIKQFARTTPLGDATFKILFLDEADALTTDAQAALRRTMESYAQTCRFILSCNYSSKIIDPIQSRCAIYRFKPLGAEAVKEEVRRIAGKEGLSITAGAMDAIVYIAQGDMRKAINALQGGAIISATIDEKMVYAITSTARPDEINELLALSLAGDFDGAESLLNQLLHERGIAPNELINQCYRALVKRDMNRNLKVQLIDHIGETDFRISEGANSDIQMEALIARFVLTAQKNQ; encoded by the coding sequence ATGGAGGAGAGCCACACCATCTGGATAGAAAAATATCGCCCATCCCGGCTCGCTGATATTGTGGGTCAGGATGAGATCGTGGAGCGATTATCATCATATGTGAAGAATGGCAACCTCCCCCATCTCCTGTTCACGGGAAGTGCCGGTGTGGGTAAAACCACCGCGGCAGTTACCCTGGCCCGGGAATTTTTTAAGGATTCCTGGCAGATGAACTTCCGCGAGATGAATGCTTCCGATGAGCGTGGGATCGATGTAGTGCGCAACCAGATCAAGCAGTTTGCCCGCACGACCCCTCTCGGCGATGCCACATTCAAGATCCTCTTTCTGGATGAAGCTGATGCCCTCACAACTGATGCGCAGGCTGCATTAAGAAGGACGATGGAAAGCTATGCCCAGACCTGCCGGTTCATTCTTTCCTGCAATTACTCTTCAAAGATCATCGATCCAATCCAGAGCAGGTGCGCGATCTATCGCTTCAAACCCCTGGGCGCAGAAGCGGTAAAAGAAGAAGTCCGGAGGATTGCCGGAAAAGAAGGACTCAGTATCACCGCTGGAGCAATGGATGCTATCGTGTACATTGCTCAGGGTGATATGCGCAAGGCAATCAACGCGCTGCAGGGCGGGGCAATCATCAGCGCAACCATAGATGAGAAGATGGTCTATGCGATCACTTCGACTGCCCGTCCTGACGAGATCAATGAACTGCTGGCCCTTTCCCTTGCCGGCGATTTTGACGGGGCCGAATCGCTCCTCAACCAACTGCTGCATGAACGCGGGATTGCTCCCAACGAGCTGATCAACCAGTGTTACCGGGCACTGGTAAAACGGGATATGAACCGGAATTTAAAAGTGCAGTTGATAGACCATATCGGCGAGACAGATTTCCGTATTTCTGAAGGTGCGAACAGCGATATCCAGATGGAAGCTCTCATTGCCCGGTTTGTGCTGACCGCACAGAAGAACCAGTGA